A DNA window from Zingiber officinale cultivar Zhangliang chromosome 3A, Zo_v1.1, whole genome shotgun sequence contains the following coding sequences:
- the LOC122052448 gene encoding double-stranded RNA-binding protein 1-like, whose translation MHKSRLQELCQRQQWSLPEYATSHDGPAHNFRFSATVTVNGSSFHSPDLSRTSKEAQNKAALVAFEQLSDVVPQSPPVDLPPPPTPAPALPIDLGNQVSYKNQLQIYLQKQAKCLPTYTYVCHALQFKATVKVDEQTFESASYCYTVKEAEHSAAKVALMSLFGDQQDDGIMYKNLLQELVQKEGLPMPEYNTTRYGESHVPTFSVTVEIKGKLFQGDAAKTKRQAETNAAKIAYSYLYQSRSSRFSSHLS comes from the exons ATGCACAAGAGCCGGCTCCAGGAGCTCTGCCAGCGCCAGCAATGGTCGCTTCCGGAGTACGCCACCTCACATGACGGCCCTGCCCACAATTTCCGCTTTAGCGCTACCGTCACCGTCAACGGCTCCTCGTTCCACTCCCCCGATCTCTCCCGGACATCCAAGGAAGCTCAGAACAAGGCCGCGCTGGTCGCTTTCGAGCAGCTCTCTGACGTGGTCCCGCAGTCGCCGCCCGTGGACTTACCACCGCCTCCAACCCCTGCACCGGCCCTTCCTATAGATCTTG GCAATCAAGTTTCATACAAGAACCAACTTCAGATATATCTTCAGAAGCAAGCTAAATGTCTACCAACATATACCTATGTTTGTCATGCTCTTCAATTCAAAGCTACTGTTAAAGTTGATGAGCAAACATTTGAGAGCGCATCATATTGTTATACTGTTAAGGAAGCTGAACATTCTGCTGCAAAAGTTGCTTTGATGTCATTGTTTGGTGATCAGCAG gaTGATGGCATTATGTACAAGAATCTATTGCAGGAATTAGTACAAAAAGAAGGGTTGCCTATGCCAGAGTATAACACAACGAGATATGGTGAAAGTCATGTTCCTACTTTCTCTGTCACTGTTGAAATCAAAGGCAAATTATTTCAGGGAGATGCAGCGAAAACCAAGAGACAGGCAGAAACGAATGCTGCAAAGATCGCATATTCTTATCTTTACCAAA GTAGGTCAAGCAGATTTTCTTCCCATTTATCTTAA
- the LOC122050662 gene encoding pentatricopeptide repeat-containing protein At1g66345, mitochondrial-like, translated as MFAFTSIKGIDRRFTNIVCKKADIDINKRTGELSAAGLQNMMTVVASPRQFKIPDWFLNRKKDYKDCRYSQVVSNALDMKLRDNLERLKKRRAKLMFVSKYDPSSYFDSELILVRRQSLHLPANNSQADSGHCRQPQKEPNFCNLSSIINDVSNKVRSGLLIDARALLDSAVSKYTERVASQHASIVEVLLSTYEAVFPDHRVFDLLLQLYSKKRMTNEAFDACRYMGDHGLDANIISFNTMLHVSQRSDQNNLAWKIFEYMFARRIYPNQTTTEVMIDVMLKEGVLPKIIEEDRVEEAITLLNRMLQRNMMFDDIAYSLVVASYCKLCKLDSTLQSKDEMINRGCSLNSYVYTCLIGFYSEEERIEEAVQIMEEMVSIGLKPYNETYNHLIVGLSRNGWTNQCLRYSEKMLEGRFLPSLGTYNEMIKTLCIAGNIEEANRTLTSLLNMGLVPDQEIYLILIYGYGTTGDCQKIITLYYEMVYMGLELTDHGHVENQEPASVTTIEEILQDEHDPVEKQSVSVLVRMENNLYKISLNLAAQHHSYSPDCSSCHKFTSTQRTSLARKQSLATVQ; from the exons ATGTTCGCCTTTACCTCTATCAAAGGTATTGACCGTCGCTTCACCAATATCGTTTGCAAGAAGGCCGACATCGACATTAACAAAAG GACTGGCGAGCTTTCTGCTGCTGGACTTCAGAATATGATGACAGTTGTTGCGAGCCCACGCCAGTTCAAGATTCCTGATTGGTTCTTGAACAGGAAGAAAGATTACAAAGATTGCAGGTATTCTCAGGTTGTTTCAAATGCCTTGGACATGAAGCTGAGGGATAACCTTGAGAGGTTGAAGAAGAGAAG GGCAAAATTGATGTTCGTCTCAAAATATGACCcaagcagctacttcgacagtgAATTGATACTTGTTCGTCGCCAATCTCTCCACCTTCCTGCTAATAATTCCCAAGCAGACTCAGGCCATTGCCGACAACCGCAAAAAGAACCAAATTTTTGCAATCTTTCCTCTATAATCAACGATGTGAGCAACAAAG TTCGTTCTGGCCTTCTTATCGATGCGCGTGCTTTGCTGGATTCAGCAGTCAGCAAGTATACAGAGAGAGTTGCATCTCAACATGCATCGATTGTGGAGGTGCTTCTCAGCACTTACGAAGCAGTTTTTCCCGATCATCGTGTTTTTGATCTTTTGCTGCAGTTGTATTCGAAAAAAAGAATGACCAATGAAGCGTTTGATGCTTGCAGATACATGGGAGATCATGGGCTGGACGCTAATATAATTAGCTTTAACACAATGCTTCATGTTTCACAGAGATCTGATCAGAATAATTTGGCTTGGAAGATCTTTGAATATATGTTTGCAAGAAGAATATACCCAAACCAAACAACGACTGAAGTTATGATTGATGTGATGCTCAAGGAAGGGGTTTTGCCAAA GATCATTGAGGAGGATAGGGTTGAAGAAGCAATCACTCTTTTGAATAGAATGCTGCAAAGAAACATGATGTTTGATGATATTGCATACTCTTTGGTTGTAGCTAGCTATTGCAAGTTGTGCAAACTGGACTCGACACTTCAATCCAAGGACGAAATGATCAACAGGGGATGCAGCttgaattcatatgtttacaCTTGTCTAATAGGATTTTATTCCGAGGAAGAAAGAATCGAAGAGGCTGTTCAAATAATGGAAGAGATGGTGTCAATAGGACTGAAACCATATAACGAGACATATAATCATCTGATAGTTGGTCTGTCGAGAAATGGGTGGACAAATCAGTGCTTGAGATATagtgaaaagatgcttgaaggtaGATTTTTGCCTAGTCTTGGCACTTACAATGAGATGATAAAGACACTCTGCATAGCAGGAAATATTGAGGAAGCCAACAGAACTCTGACATCTTTATTAAACATGGGGCTTGTCCCTGATCaggaaatatatttgattctaatTTATGGCTATGGAACTACTGGAGATTGTCAGAAAATCATTACACTTTACTATGAGATGGTGTATATGGGTCTTGAGCTCA CTGATCATGGCCATGTCGAGAATCAAGAACCTGCAAGTGTCACTACAATTGAAGAAATTCTACAAG ATGAGCATGATCCTGTGGAGAAGCAGAGCGTATCAGTGCTAGTAAGAATGGAAAACAACCTCTACAAGATCTCCTTGAATCTGGCAGCTCAACATCATTCCTACAGTCCTGACTGCTCCAGTTGTCATAAGTTCACAAGCACACAGCGAACTTCCCTTGCGCGGAAGCAATCTCTCGCTACTGTGCAATAG